The proteins below come from a single Aegilops tauschii subsp. strangulata cultivar AL8/78 chromosome 6, Aet v6.0, whole genome shotgun sequence genomic window:
- the LOC141025342 gene encoding uncharacterized protein encodes MEGLDVDDVFHHYRLSPTEVEAVTYYLPRLLSGETLHAVDKLIHRVDITGCEPKDLAARYAPVPQAMSSSDRFFFTTCKSKNGSKLQSMRSASGGTWSIQKTSEISHAGVKVGEVKNLSFKKKGKSTGWVMEEYRCLLPEATVSDGVKVFSKMHLAQHAPDAARQESEVYKLQQQQPEAVTPSTHAQKRPATAAAVDPQPARPKKRTCVAVPVPAPGASATPSFLMYDEAARAMHGPLPHTNFPVQYAQASCESTTTSSRSDVAQAPEISSQPDVMESTQSEEAGSSIARSTSEEDVFEPLGPISDLPDWEEDGFDLEELMRMMEDDPIEVEPVTGANTGVEMGQQEPLYLDALDQGVLEGMLQSDDPYPMWRSEDQAMHNPAFHDDKEKRYNAASDLDAPSLQGQDHLFKPRPCSFDPFEAAWKAEEALEKEKRCNAAANLHAGGHSNFFSPASVY; translated from the coding sequence ATGGAGGGGCTCGACGTCGACGACGTCTTCCACCACTACCGGCTGAGCCCTACGGAAGTGGAGGCCGTCACCTACTACCTGCCACGCCTCCTCTCCGGCGAGACGCTGCATGCCGTCGACAAGCTCATCCACCGCGTCGACATCACCGGCTGCGAGCCCAAGGATCTGGCCGCCCGATACGCGCCCGTGCCGCAGGCCATGAGCAGCAGCGACCGGTTCTTCTTCACCACGTGCAAGAGCAAGAACGGGAGCAAGCTCCAGAGCATGCGCAGCGCCAGCGGCGGCACCTGGAGCATCCAGAAAACCTCGGAGATTAGCCACGCGGGAGTCAAGGTCGGCGAGGTCAAGAACCTGtccttcaagaagaagggcaagtcgaCAGGCTGGGTTATGGAGGAATACCGGTGCCTGCTGCCGGAGGCCACCGTCTCCGACGGGGTGAAGGTGTTCAGCAAGATGCACTTGGCTCAGCATGCTCCTGACGCGGCCCGCCAGGAATCGGAGGTGTACAAGCTTCAGCAACAGCAACCAGAGGCCGTGACCCCGAGCACGCACGCGCAGAAGAGGCCAGCGACCGCTGCCGCCGTCGATCCTCAACCGGCGCGCCCCAAGAAGAGGACGTGCGTTGCCGTCCCCGTCCCGGCACCTGGAGCATCGGCCACACCGTCGTTCTTGATGTATGATGAGGCAGCCAGAGCAATGCATGGCCCGCTGCCTCACACCAACTTCCCTGTTCAGTATGCACAAGCATCATGCGAGTCCACTACAACATCCAGCCGCTCCGACGTTGCTCAAGCTCCTGAGATTTCCTCCCAGCCAGATGTGATGGAGTCCACCCAATCAGAAGAGGCTGGCTCGAGCATTGCAAGGAGCACATCTGAAGAGGATGTGTTTGAGCCATTGGGGCCTATTTCCGATTTGCCGGATTGGGAGGAAGATGGTTTTGATCTTGAAGAACTAATGAGAATGATGGAAGACGACCCAATTGAAGTTGAGCCGGTCACTGGAGCCAACACTGGCGTGGAGATGGGCCAACAGGAACCTCTGTACCTGGATGCCTTGGACCAAGGCGTGCTGGAGGGCATGCTGCAGTCTGATGACCCTTACCCAATGTGGAGATCAGAGGATCAGGCCATGCACAACCCTGCCTTCCATGATGACAAGGAGAAGAGGTACAATGCCGCGTCGGATCTTGACGCTCCATCACTTCAGGGACAGGACCACTTGTTCAAACCGCGGCCGTGCTCCTTCGATCCATTTGAAGCAGCATGGAAGGCCGAAGAGGCGCTCGAGAAGGAGAAGAGGTGCAATGCCGCGGCCAATCTTCACGCTGGAGGGCACAGCAACTTCTTCTCGCCTGCAAGTGTCTACTAA